DNA from Gaiellales bacterium:
GTCCCCGAGGAGCTCTCAGGGTTCAAGTTCGCGCGCCAGAAGTCGCGGCTGGCGGGAACCATTCGCGGTTCCTACTTCGTGATCAAGTCCGAGTACTGAGCCGGCCGCAGCGCCTTCGAGATGCACACGGGGGCGCAGCGGGGCTGCCCGGAGGGCTCTGGACATGACGAGATCCCGCACCGGTCGCGGGAGGCAGCCCGCCCGGGAGATGACGCAAGCCGATGTCGCCGGACTCCTCCACCAGTTCGAGTCGGCAGGCGTCGGCGTATGGATCGACGGCGGCTGGGGCGTCGATGCGCTCATCGGCGATCAGCTGAGGGCGCACGACGACCTCGACATCGTCGTCGGCATCGAGGACGTCCCCACCGTCCAGGAGATCCTCCGGCGCGCTGGCTACACCCTTCGCGATCGCGAAGCGCCACTCAGCTTCATGATGGCCGACGCCCACGGACGCCAGGTGGACGTCCACCCGGTGACGTTCGATGAGCAGGGCAACGGGCTGTACCAGATGGACG
Protein-coding regions in this window:
- a CDS encoding nucleotidyltransferase family protein, encoding MTQADVAGLLHQFESAGVGVWIDGGWGVDALIGDQLRAHDDLDIVVGIEDVPTVQEILRRAGYTLRDREAPLSFMMADAHGRQVDVHPVTFDEQGNGLYQMDDGDTWTYPATGLLGTGSIGGTQVRCLTPELQMRVHAGYELEAKDHEEIRILHERFGVATPPGYEPPEA